The DNA sequence GCCTAATTACCTCAAGTTTTCTTAGCTTGGCTTCAGCAGATGATGTCTTGGTGTTTTCCCATGCAGCAACAGCAGAAAACTTCTTTTGAGCCCTGTTTAACAGTTACAGAACAGTTggtaaagtttaaaaaaagttttaagcaGATAGAGAATTCTCTCAAAACCCAATGGAAGGCGAGATGATGCTGAACATTAAGCTCTTTCCTGAACTACCAAATTAAGGAAATAATTATCATCAATCACAATTTTAGATCCCAGCAAACGCTTCAAGGAAAGAAAGTCTCAAGGAAGGCTTACTTGTTTTCTGCCTTAGTTTTCTCGCTTTCTTCCCAGGCCTTGATAATAGATGTCCTCTTTTCCTTCTCAACCTCTGCCAAAGCAATATCTGAAGAACATAAAGCAGGATATGGGTTATCCACTTGGTAACCTTTACAAATCCCAAAATCAATCACATAGGAATCTAGAAATGTGTTTAGGAAATACACAGTATTAGAAAcgctatataaaaataaataaagacttattgaaatgtgtcaaaaatgaTATAAGATACATGCAAATGTGACAGGTTCTTCATATTCACCAAGTTAAACAAATTGAACAAGAGAAATGTTAGATCTACAAAGAGATCTAcaaatagttttacaatctgatgtatcACATATAAGCCCCCCGCTAATTTGTGAAGCCGTAACCATACCGTCAAGGGATGGCTATACAAGATGCAGAACAACAAAGTTTGGTTTTGGAAAAACACCATCTTTGTGGAAATCTACATGCGGTAGAAAATTTTCGACAATCTAttcagatgttttttttttataagtacaatcTATTCAGATATGGTATAATACTACAAGTGAATATTTGTGGACTAAGCATTTCTCAATGAAAATAAATGGCATTGAGAAGTAATTCCGATACTCACCTCTATCAAGTGAACCCTTTGAAGCTCCCTTCACCACAGCGTCTGGAGTCTCTGTTACAGAAATTAACCAATAAAGATAGATTTACAACATATTCACATTCCATTCAACTGATCATGATGCCTTATTATTCAATTATATGCCTTTTTCATATCATCCGACTGACCCTCTCAAGATTTCCAggagatttttcatttttttttcctgatcatAAGTAGGATTTGAGCCTTGACTTTCATTGAATCGACCATTATGGGATATAATCTAGTTTTCttctgaaaacaaaaggaaaagtgGATTTCCAATGACTGGTTTGTTGCTGAAACTACCATCATCATCTGTCTTTGCAAATACATtaggtaaaaaagaaaacgatCGATGAAAACAATAAATAGTACTGAGATAGAAAATCAGGGCTTACTCTCCACAATAGCTTTGGGTTCTGGTGCTAGAACCACAGCTTTCTCATCTGCTGCATTGTTTGGAACATCAATTACAGAAGCCAGAGGTGGAGCCGCTGTTGGCGTTTCGGCTTCTGCCTTCGTCAGTACTGCCTCCTCCATTAATCAGTCCAATAAGCTTTAGACAACTCGGAACTATCCGAAATAGAGCATGAATGTTTCGACGAACTCCAAAGGTGGCTCCTTTGTTTATAGCCTCTCTCTGCGAGGTATGAATATGTGGCTGTTATACACGTGGCGGTATTGCCGTAGATTATGGGGGTGTGATAGTGGTTCCTGCAGCTGAGGGCTGCTTGATCGAGCGGTAGGAATCCGATGCAGGAGTTGGAGAGCCACGTGGACATGGGACGCCTTCCAGCGCGTTTGTACTTTTTCTTCATGCCGATAGGTAAAACGGGTGAATGCAGTGTCGGGGATGCGCATGAGAGGCCATCGATGTCGGTACACTTGATACGACGCCGTCTCGGATCAGGAGCAGTATTTTAAAGATTTCCTTTTGACTGAATTCAGACCCCTTgatttatccaaaaaattaaaaataaaagtatttattgTGATCTCTTTTTGAAAACGATAGTGAACGAAAGGGGCAGTCCTACGCTCGCTAACAGTGCGTGCGACACACATGGATGATGGATGACTACGAACGACgcaaattattctaaaataataattatattaaattctaTAACATTTATTCagtatttagtattttttttaaaattcatatagataagttataattttttaaaattctttagctttttaagttttttatttggttttattttttattaatttttttcaccttattttcttttttttttccctttaaacTATACATAActtaagcttttgggatttttttaatattttttataatattcttatttttttcccttttaaaatTGATTACTGGTgtttcaataattattttaattaaatttctgttttctatataattttttattttgtttttacacTCATTTCATAAGCATCCTACCATTATcttttaaatgcattttataaaaattaaatatgaatagGAGATATTATCATATTAGTATTAATGGGCCAGATGAATATCtgtctaaatattatataatttaaaatactttcatttAAGAAGACATTATTATACAGTAATGCAggattttatatgttatatggttatcttatttttatccaaaactgcttattaatttttgagtttttattttttaatatctaaacgataattcaagaattaaaatgagataaaaatataaaatataacgttaattaaaaaaaaaaaaaaaaagcttgagCGAGTGAGGGGCCCAACTTTTGGACTCTAGCATTCATTAAGATTCATGCTGGTTGGAGGTCACtcacttaaaaattaaattacaattataaaagaGTCTCTTTTCTCGACTTCCAACTAATCAAATCATTAAtccagccttttttttttttttctaaccctACTAATCATGCACTTGCGTGATATATGGAAACTTgttaatttctaactttatttataatttgattgtaGAGTTCTTTTgtagataaatatataacaccgaaagaatatacttttttgatttaatatattatattttaaaattaaatttttataaagatgaaaatataaaGTGCGTTGCACTTAagattataaatagaaatttgGATATTaacttgagatgagatgaaagttaataaaatattattagaatattattttttaatattatttttgttttaaaatttaaaaaatttgaattgtttattacattttatgttaggatttgaaaaaattttaatgattaagagtggtttggattcagaaatgagttaagatgatttgtgaataatataataaaaattgaattatttattatattttatataaaaatttgaaaaagttgttttgagatttaaaaaagttgaattgtttattatattttgtgtaggaatttgaaaaattataatgatgagatgagatgagttgatgtagattttaaattcaaatgaaacttaaatgagatgagataagatgagttgagatgctTCATgtatccaaataattttaagatgggggttttcaattattttaaattgaagtGATTGAGTtcgtgatatttaaaaaaaattatatctgttgtaaatattatttttgctttttggttttcccaaatcatttttccttttaggcCTTTTCAAATCTCCTTTTTGAGATACTTGCAAGGTTGTAAATAAACATGACAAAAGAAGTGTTTCGATTGTGTTGTAATTGGATATCTTTTTGTTGGTTGAATAAAAAGAGTTTGATTAAAAGTGGCTTTCCTACTTAAGTAGCATTATAGTAACATCTTACCCGTTGGCTTTCCCTCATGTCAGATTTGAGCACTAGCTTAAACCTCAACCccacaaaaaaattcaatgaaTCATTACATGACTAATACTAATTGTTTAAGGTAAGTCATATTCATATTCGAATCCAATACCCAATACCTGCCAAACCACTTGAAAACAACCAAATGACCATTGAGCCAAAGGCTAAGGTAGGAGGGGTCGAGTGTGGGTATATGGACCCTTACCTTTTATTTTTCAGCCGCTACTAGTACCCTATacctttaaaatttaatgttttgCCTCTTCTTTcctaataaaaatgtcaaagTAGTTGAAGATTTATGCTCCATAATTTAGCTAACTTGCCCAAAAAATCCTGCCATACGTATGTCTCATtatagatttttataatataataatatttctcatatatcgATTTGGATGGCAGTACAAGTCTCCAACACCCAAGTAAAACCAAGAGTTTGAGCGGACATTTGAGTATAGAGATGAGACATGAAATTCTCAGTGTATTTCGTATGGCTAAGTATATTTGGTATCCAAATGTGTAAGACATCACCGAAATGAATATATTCTAGTTGTTCTCTCTTTGTCTCACTCCTGTTCATTGACTG is a window from the Juglans regia cultivar Chandler chromosome 7, Walnut 2.0, whole genome shotgun sequence genome containing:
- the LOC109005719 gene encoding remorin-like, producing the protein MEEAVLTKAEAETPTAAPPLASVIDVPNNAADEKAVVLAPEPKAIVEKTPDAVVKGASKGSLDRDIALAEVEKEKRTSIIKAWEESEKTKAENKAQKKFSAVAAWENTKTSSAEAKLRKLEEKLEKKKADYGEKTKNKAAMIHKQAEEKRAMVEATRREEILKAEETAAKYRATGYTPKKFLGCF